The Salinirubellus salinus genome segment AGTCGGCCGGTCGTCCCCAGCCGCCCCGTCCGCGCTCACTCGTATGTCCCCGTGTAGCCGCCGTCCCAGAGCATGTCCGCTCCGTTCAGGTGCCGCGAGTGCGAGGAGAACCCGAAGGTGAACAGGTTCGCCACCTCGGCGGGCGTCATCAGTTCCTTCAGGCGGGCCTGCCCGAGGAACCGCTCCTCGACGACCGCCTCGGGAGTCATGTCGAGCTCCTCGGCGGTGTCCTGTATCTGGTTGGCCATCAGCGGCGTCAGCACGTAGCCGACCGAGACGGAGAACCCGCGGAGGTCACCCTCGCCCTCGGCCGCGATGGCGTTGGTCAGCCCACGGAGCGCGAACTTGGCGGTGATGTAGGCCGCCTTCGCGGAGGTGGCGTAGTGGCCGTGGATGGACGCCATGTTGCCGATGGCGCCGCGGCCGTCGCCCTCGCGGATGTGCGGCATCGCGTGTTTCGTGAGGAGGAACGGCGCGCGGACCATCACGTCCTGCAGGAGGTCCCACTTCTCGGTCGGGAACTGGTCGATGGGGTCGATGTGCTGGAGCCCGGCGATGTTCGCGACGTAGCGCAACTGCCCGAGGTCCGCGGCCGCCTCGGCGATGCCCGCCACGGCGTCGTCGTCGGTCAGGTTCGCGTCGACGGTCTCGACTCGCCCCGGCGCGCCGATGTCCTCGGCGAGGTCGGCCGTCTCCGCGAGCCCCTCCTCGTCCATGTCCGTCGAGACGACGGTGACGCCGTTCGTCGCGAGGCCGAGCGTCGTCGCTCGACCGATGCCCGACGCCCCGCCGGTGACGATAGCGACGTCGTCACTGGTGAGCCACGGGTCGTCGAGGACGAGGAAGTCGTCGGCACTCGGTTCCGGTGCGGTGAGGTCGTCGTCGCCTGCCATGTGAGGAGCCACGACGGGTCCGCCGTTATACCTTGGCCCCGCGGGTGTGGTGGGCGCGCCGGCGTGGGCCTCGCTCGACCGCTACAGTTTCCGCTCTGCGTCCTCGGCGAGTTCCTCCATCCGCTTGCCGATGCGGCCCGCGTCGGAGAACTCGTCGTCGCTCATCACCGAGGCGAGTGCGTTCCCGAGGACGAACACGGCGTGCTTGTGCTCGGACTTGGACTTGTGGACGTCGTCGGGCGAGACGTCGAGCTGGTCGTACGGGTCGAAGAGGCTGCCGTCGACGTCCTCCATCCCACGGAAGGTCTCCATGATGGCGACCATGTGTTCGTGGAGTTCGAGGAGTTCCTCCTTGTGCATGGCGTGCGGTACTGTTCGGCCGAACAAAACGGTTGCGCGTGATTCGGTCGCACTCCGCGGCGGAGGGGACGGTCAGCAGGTGGTCCGCGGGTGGTCGGGAGTCAGAAGACGTACTCGTCGTCGTGGCCCATCATGCCGTCGTCCTCGAAGCCCGGTTCCTCGTCCTCTATCGGGCCGCTGGTCTTGTACGCGCGGATCCCGGTCGAGAGGAGGTCCTCGATGGCCTCCTCCCGGTTGACGAACTCGCCATCCTCGACGAGTTTCGCGATCTGCATCTCGAGGTGCTCCGGGACGGTTAGCTCTACCTTGGGCATCGGAACTGGCAGAAAATTCGCCGGGGGGGCATTTAACTCTGGCGGGCGAAGTTTCGTATTCGACAATCGAACCCCGCGCTCCGAAAAACTCGACTCTCGCTCGGGAAGAATGATTTCACGTCGTCACAAACGCGGCCGAGTCGTAACACGTAGGCCCCGGCCGTCCCGATGCCGGGTATGAGCGACCTGCGCGACGTGACCGACCTCTACGAGGAGTTCGGCGACGAGCGGCTCCCACCCGGACAGACCGAGACCACGGGCTTCCCCGTGCTCTCGAAGGGGGCGACCCCGAAGTTCGACCGCGAGGACTGGACGTTCGACGTGTGGGGCGCCGTCGACGAGCGCCTCGCGCTCTCCTACGACGAGTTCCGTGACCTGCCGAGCGAGACCCAGTTACAGGACTTCCACTGCGTGACCGGGTGGTCGCGCTTCGACAACGAGTTCACCGGCGTGACGTTCCCCACGCTGGCCGAGGTGGCGGGCGTCACCGACGACGCCGTCCACGTCATGTTCCACTCGCTGGACGGCTACACCACCGACCTCCCGCTCGCCGCGTGCATGCGCGAGGAGACGATGCTCGCGTGGGGCCACGACGGCGAGGACCTCTCGGCCGACCACGGCGGCCCCCTCCGTGTCGTGACGCCCCACCGGTACGCCTACAAGGGGGCGAAGTGGGTGGAGGGCGTCGAGTTCCTCACCGAACCCGAGCGGGGGTACTGGGAGAAACGGGGGTACTCGGTCAGCGCGAACCCGTGGGCGGAGGAGCGCTACGCCTGAGTCGGACCGTCTGCCACCCGATCACGGCCCGAGGTAGCCCCACGCCAGCAGGCGGTCGCCGTCGCCCTGGATCCAGCGCTCCCCGATGTCGTCACGGTAGTAGAGGTTGGGGACGACGATGTCCTTGATGCGGCCGTAGGCCTGTCGGCGAGCGTTCTGCATCGTGTCTCCTTTCCCAGTGACGACCAGCGGCATGCCGCTCTCACCAGCAACTCGCCACTGTCCATCGATCTTCTTCGTGTCCTCCAAGTGGATTCCGTCTCGGCTCTCGGTCTGGAAGACGACCGCGGCGTTACGGGAGTTCTCGTCGTACGTCTTCTCGTCGTCGAACGGGAAGGGTGGGAGGACAACGCGTACACCGATCTGGTACCCGTTGTGAACCTCTAATTCAGGGTCGTTTCCGTGGGCTAGGTCGTAGAAGAACTGCCCGGTCGAGGATTCGAGCGACTCCTCCTGGAGTGCGATGGTCGGATAGCCGAATCGTGGGGTGAACTCTAACGGGTAGATGCCAGTCTCGTTGACGATACAGTTGATGTCGATACTCCCGACGTAGCCCTCCTCGGCGAGCCAATCTTCGAGCTTCCCGAACGTCTCCTCGAACAGTTTGTTCCGGCCGCCCCAGAACATCGACGTACCCATTTCACCGGTTGAGGGGCCGATGTTTCCTGGGAACAATTTCTTATGCTCAAAATTAAAATTGACCTGGTCAATGAACTGCTCACCGTTGAAGAACCCGCAGATGGCGATCTCCACGCCCTCGACTTTCCGCTGGAGCTGGAAGCCCTTCATGCGGTGGCCCCACGCTTTCTTGTACGCACGAAGGACGTCTACCACGTCGCTGCCATCGTCCTCATTTCCGACGTAGAGGAGTCGCTTGACGTTCTGAACTTCTCCAAGCGGTTTGATCACGTACGGTGCGGGATTCTCTTGGACGTGCTGGATGCCGGCGTCGAAATCCTCGAAGACGTGGTGCTCGATAGTGTTGACTCCGTGCTCTTCGAGGATCTCCATCGCATAACCGCGATCTTCTTCGAGTTGATCAGTGTTCGGCGTGCCACCAACGACTGCTTTCCCTTGCTCGCGGAGTTCTTGGGCGAGCGCGCCAGTGCCGACGTCTGAGCCGACCCAGATGTCGTCGAAGATGATGACATCGGCCCACTCGACCTCCGCGCGCCAGTCGTCTGTCTTCGGGACGAACCCGTTGCCGATTTCTTTGTCCGATTCGGCCTCGATGTAGTACTTCACGTCGTGGCCTTCTTGATGGACTTGCCAGGCGAGGTCGGTGATCAGTGCGGCGTCGGCCGAGACGAACAGGAAGTGTTTGGTTTCCATTGGATTTATCTAGGCAGCGACCGTTTGTCTTTCTGTGCGAGTTTTCTGAGAGCAAATGAATGATAAATCCCACATTTTGTGCTCGAAGTTGAAGTTGATGGGTTCGACGAACCCGTCGCCGTCGAAGAACCCACAGATGGCCACCTCGACACCCTCGACGCGGCGCTGGAGCTGGAACCCCTTCATCCGGTGGCCCCACGCCTTCTCGTAGGCCCGGAGCACGTCGACCACGTCGCTCCCGTCGGCCTCACGCCCGACGTAGAGCAGTCGCTTGACGTTCTGCACCTCGCCCAGCGGCTTGATGACGTAGGGCGCGGGGTTCCGCTGGACGTGCTCGATGGCGTCGTCGAACGACGAGAACTCCCGGTGGGGGAGGAGTTCGACCCCGTGGTCGGCGAGAACCTCCATCGCGTACCCCCGGTCGTCCTCTAGTCGGTCCGTGTTCGGGGTGCCGCCGACGACGGCGTGCCCCTCGGCGCGGAGTCGCTGGGCGATGTCGCCGGTGCCGACGTCGTCGCCCACCCAGATGTCGTCGAAGACGACCACGTCCGCCCAGTCGAGTTCGGCCTTCCAGTCGTCGGTCTTGGGGACGAACCCGTCGGCTATCTCGCGGTCTGACTCGGCCGCGACGTAGTAACGCACGTCGTGGCCCTCGCGGTGGATCTGCCACGCGAGGTCACCGACGAGGGCCGCGTCGAGCGAACAGAAGAGGAAGTTCGCGGGTTCCATAGTGCCCCGTCGGCGGGCGGCCGCGTAAGTCTCCCGGCCCCGAGAGTCACCGTCGGGCCGGCCGCGGCCCCGTCGGACGAGGGAGCCGAGCCGCCCCGTGGCCGAGCTACCGCGGTCGGAGGCGCTTTAGGCCGCCCGGCCGTCGCTCCACCCATGCAGGCAGCCATCGTCACCGTCGGCGACGAACTCCTCGCCGGTGACACCGAGAACACGAACGCGACGTGGCTCTGCCGTGAGCTCACGGCGCGCGGCGTGTCGGTCCAGCGCGTCCTCACGGTCCCCGACGGGGTGGACACCATCGCCGACGCCGTCCGCGAGTACGCGGCCGCCTTCGACGCCGTCCTCCTCACGGGCGGCCTCGGCGGGACGCCAGACGACGTGACGATGGACGGGGTGGCCGCGGCGTTCGACCGACCGCTCGGCGTCGACGACCTGGCGAAGGCGGACCTCGAACGCACGCTCGCGGCCATCGCCGACGACTACCCGGACCTCTCGGTGGACGTGGAGGCCGAGGCGTCCATCCCCGAGGGTGCACGCCCGCTCGTCAACTCCGCGGGCCTCTCGCCGGGCTGCGTCGTCGAGACGGAGACGACGGCCGTCTACGTCCTCCCCGGCATCCCCGGCGAGATGCGGGCGATGTTCGAGAGCGTGGCCGAGGAGTTCGACGGCGACGTGCAGTCCCGGACCCTCTACACTGACGAACCGGAGGCCGCGCTCATCGAGCGACTGGACGACGTGCGCCACCAGTTCGGCGTGCAGGTGGGCTGTTACCCCGACCGGGCGGTCCAGCACAACCGCCTGAAACTCCGGAGCGACGACGGGGCGACGCTGGAGGAGGCGTTCGCGTGGCTCGGCGAGCACGTGCGGACAGTCGACCCCCCGACAGAGGAGGAAGGGGAGACGGGCTGAGCCGTTCGGGACGGGCGGCTAGTTCCCGAACCGGGTGTCCGGGTCGCGCTCCGGGTCCGGGCCGTCGCGGTCCGACCCGCTCGGTCGGCCGGTGTTCGGCCGGTCCAGTGAGCCCGACGAACGGATGATGTCGAGCGCGGTCATCAGGTCGGTCCGCGAGAGGAGGCCGGTGAACGTCGCCTCGTCGGCGGGCCGGAAGGGGTCCGGGTCGCTCATCACGACGAGACGGCCCACGCCGTTGGTCTGCATCCGCTCGATGGCCTCCATCGCCCCCGTCGATGGCGTGACGGTGACGAGGTCGGTGCTCATCACGTCGTCGACGCGGTAGGCGTCGCGTTCGACCTGTGGGACCGACTGGGCGTCCTCGAGCGTGACGAGGCCGACCACGCGACCGTTCTCCAGCACCGGGTAGCCGGTGTGGCGCTCGCGGAACATCCGCTCGACGAGGTCGGCCACGCTCGTCTCGGGCGTGACGGAGCTGACCTGCTCGGCCGGCGTCATCAGCTCCCCGACGACGACCCCGTCCAGCGCCGCGCGCATCGTCGTCTGCTGGGCCTCGGAGGAGGCACCGATGTAGATGAAGAAGGCGATGGCGACGAGGAACAGGCCGCCGCCGCCGAACAGGCCGAACAGGCCCAGCAGGATGGCGAACACCTGGCCCACCCGGGCGGCCGTCTGGGTCGCCTGCGCGTACGGTCGGGTGCGCGCGAGGAGTGCGCGGAGCACCCGTCCGCCGTCCATCGGGAACCCCGGCAGGAGGTTGAACCCCGCCAGCGCGACGTTCATCAGCGCGAGGTAGCCGACGAGGAACTTCACCGCGGCGACGGCCGTGGCGCCGTCCGGGGGCAGGAACTGGAACCCGACCCACGCGCCGACACCGAGCAGGACGCTGACGGCGGGGCCGGCGAGCGCGACGTACAGCTCCTGCTTCCAGTCCTCGGGCATCGCCGAGAGCTGGGCGACGCCCCCGAACAGCCAGAGTCGGATGGACTCGATCTCGATGCCGTAGCGTCGCGCGACCAGCGAGTGGCCGAGTTCGTGCAGGACGACGCCGACGAACAGGCCGACGGCGGCGAGCGTCCCCATCCCGAACGCGAGGACGGGCGTGCCCGTGAGCGCGCTCGCGGCGATGTTCGCGCCCAGCAGCTCGTTCAGTATCTCGGTCCACCGGCCGACCTGCACGCCGATGACGTAGGCGAACAGGGGGAGGACCAGCAGGAACGTCAGGTCGAGCTCGATGGGGATACCGAAGAGCCGACCGACGCGGAAACTCTTCATGGAGGTAGGTAGTCGGTCGGCGCCCTTAAGCGGGGGGCACCGAGACCGGACCGAGACTGGACCGAGACCGAACCCCCATTCGACCGGAACCGTGTCACCCGAGTGTCCGACGCTCGGCAGCCGATACGTCGGGGCTATATATACGCACTCGGACACTGTAGCTGGTATGGATATCGTCAACGTCACCGCCGACGCGGAGACGTTCACCTGTAACGCGTTCCTCGCCCTCGGGGAACGAGCCGTGCTGGTCGACGCCGGCGCGATGGAGGGCGTGGTGGACGCGGTTCGGGAGCACACGGAGACACTCGACGGGGTGGTGTTGACCCACCAGCACGGCGACCACGTCGCGCAACTGGACGCCGTCGTCGAGGCGTTCGACCCCACCGTCCACGCCTACAGCGAACACCCACACCGGACCCACGAGATAGAGGACGGGGGGACCGTCGAGGTCGGGGACGAGCTGTTCGAGGCCGTCTACACGCCCGGCCACGCCGCCGACCACGTCTCGTTCGTCTCGGAGACGACGCTGTTCTCCGGGGACGTGGTCGTCCACGACGACGGCGCGTTCGAGTACGGCTCGTTCGGCCGGACCGACATGCCCGGCCAGTCGCGCGAGCGACTCATCGAGTCCATCCGGTCGCTGCTCGACCGCCTCCCCGTCGGCGTCGAACACCTCTACGCCGGGCACGGCGACGAGTTCCACGGCGACGTGCGCGACGTGGTCGAGACGGCCCTCGAACGCGCCGAGCGACGGGAGCCGAAGTACCCCGAGTGAGCCCGTGCCGGGGACCTGTCCGTGGCCCGGTCGGGACACGCCGACGACCTCGGACTCGAGTGC includes the following:
- a CDS encoding SDR family oxidoreductase, which translates into the protein MAGDDDLTAPEPSADDFLVLDDPWLTSDDVAIVTGGASGIGRATTLGLATNGVTVVSTDMDEEGLAETADLAEDIGAPGRVETVDANLTDDDAVAGIAEAAADLGQLRYVANIAGLQHIDPIDQFPTEKWDLLQDVMVRAPFLLTKHAMPHIREGDGRGAIGNMASIHGHYATSAKAAYITAKFALRGLTNAIAAEGEGDLRGFSVSVGYVLTPLMANQIQDTAEELDMTPEAVVEERFLGQARLKELMTPAEVANLFTFGFSSHSRHLNGADMLWDGGYTGTYE
- a CDS encoding UPF0058 family protein, whose protein sequence is MHKEELLELHEHMVAIMETFRGMEDVDGSLFDPYDQLDVSPDDVHKSKSEHKHAVFVLGNALASVMSDDEFSDAGRIGKRMEELAEDAERKL
- a CDS encoding ribbon-helix-helix domain-containing protein, producing MPKVELTVPEHLEMQIAKLVEDGEFVNREEAIEDLLSTGIRAYKTSGPIEDEEPGFEDDGMMGHDDEYVF
- a CDS encoding sulfite oxidase-like oxidoreductase, yielding MSDLRDVTDLYEEFGDERLPPGQTETTGFPVLSKGATPKFDREDWTFDVWGAVDERLALSYDEFRDLPSETQLQDFHCVTGWSRFDNEFTGVTFPTLAEVAGVTDDAVHVMFHSLDGYTTDLPLAACMREETMLAWGHDGEDLSADHGGPLRVVTPHRYAYKGAKWVEGVEFLTEPERGYWEKRGYSVSANPWAEERYA
- a CDS encoding phosphoribosylamine--glycine ligase → METKHFLFVSADAALITDLAWQVHQEGHDVKYYIEAESDKEIGNGFVPKTDDWRAEVEWADVIIFDDIWVGSDVGTGALAQELREQGKAVVGGTPNTDQLEEDRGYAMEILEEHGVNTIEHHVFEDFDAGIQHVQENPAPYVIKPLGEVQNVKRLLYVGNEDDGSDVVDVLRAYKKAWGHRMKGFQLQRKVEGVEIAICGFFNGEQFIDQVNFNFEHKKLFPGNIGPSTGEMGTSMFWGGRNKLFEETFGKLEDWLAEEGYVGSIDINCIVNETGIYPLEFTPRFGYPTIALQEESLESSTGQFFYDLAHGNDPELEVHNGYQIGVRVVLPPFPFDDEKTYDENSRNAAVVFQTESRDGIHLEDTKKIDGQWRVAGESGMPLVVTGKGDTMQNARRQAYGRIKDIVVPNLYYRDDIGERWIQGDGDRLLAWGYLGP
- a CDS encoding competence/damage-inducible protein A, with protein sequence MQAAIVTVGDELLAGDTENTNATWLCRELTARGVSVQRVLTVPDGVDTIADAVREYAAAFDAVLLTGGLGGTPDDVTMDGVAAAFDRPLGVDDLAKADLERTLAAIADDYPDLSVDVEAEASIPEGARPLVNSAGLSPGCVVETETTAVYVLPGIPGEMRAMFESVAEEFDGDVQSRTLYTDEPEAALIERLDDVRHQFGVQVGCYPDRAVQHNRLKLRSDDGATLEEAFAWLGEHVRTVDPPTEEEGETG
- a CDS encoding site-2 protease family protein, translating into MKSFRVGRLFGIPIELDLTFLLVLPLFAYVIGVQVGRWTEILNELLGANIAASALTGTPVLAFGMGTLAAVGLFVGVVLHELGHSLVARRYGIEIESIRLWLFGGVAQLSAMPEDWKQELYVALAGPAVSVLLGVGAWVGFQFLPPDGATAVAAVKFLVGYLALMNVALAGFNLLPGFPMDGGRVLRALLARTRPYAQATQTAARVGQVFAILLGLFGLFGGGGLFLVAIAFFIYIGASSEAQQTTMRAALDGVVVGELMTPAEQVSSVTPETSVADLVERMFRERHTGYPVLENGRVVGLVTLEDAQSVPQVERDAYRVDDVMSTDLVTVTPSTGAMEAIERMQTNGVGRLVVMSDPDPFRPADEATFTGLLSRTDLMTALDIIRSSGSLDRPNTGRPSGSDRDGPDPERDPDTRFGN
- a CDS encoding MBL fold metallo-hydrolase → MDIVNVTADAETFTCNAFLALGERAVLVDAGAMEGVVDAVREHTETLDGVVLTHQHGDHVAQLDAVVEAFDPTVHAYSEHPHRTHEIEDGGTVEVGDELFEAVYTPGHAADHVSFVSETTLFSGDVVVHDDGAFEYGSFGRTDMPGQSRERLIESIRSLLDRLPVGVEHLYAGHGDEFHGDVRDVVETALERAERREPKYPE